TTGGTTTGGAAGGATCGCTGCACAAGAAACCTCATCCGAAGTTATAGACTCTTTCGATATTAGCAATGAGTTAATGATAGATATGCCGCTACCTGAAAATATTACTGTGCGACCTTCAGATTTTCAGTGGGATTTGTATTTGGGAGTGTGGGGAGACTGCATTTGTATAGCTCTTGTTTGGCAGTTAGCTAAAGTCGATGTATGGGTAATGAAGGAGTATGGGTAAAAGAATCTTGGATCAAAAAATTTACCATAACCAGAGTCCTACTACCCCGGAGCTGGAACTTAATTACAGATTGGCATCCGCTGTGGAGTTTTGACAACGGGGAAGTTCTAGTGCATTATTGTCCCACACATTTGCTTTTATGTGATCAAATAAATGAAAGAGTTAGATCGGTGCTGGCTGGTAAAACTGGTGATAATCTAGAGAGTTATGTGGAGAGCATTGTCTCACTTGGTTCTGGTACTTATGTGGAGGAACTGATGACAGATGGGATCGTGACGAATCCCCAGCGACCATGGTTAAGGTAAGATGATCACATGTTAATATGTTATGCATTTTATTACTATTTCATTTCATTATATTTTTAGTCCGCAAGAATGCACCAGCAGCACCACAACTGTTGTCAAAATGACCTGAGTTAGTTGTTTATCTTATATATCTTTAAGTTTGCCGATTTCTACGTGTGATTTTATCTCGAGTACCTTGAGCGTATATATTGTGGAACGTTCTGGTGAAATATCCTGTATGTTCTACATATCCCAATGACATGCATCTTTTACCATCCTTACAATTGACTGAAATGATTCAAGCTCtagtaacaaaaaaaaatcacttgAAAGAGACCCTTAGATATCATCAACATGTACAGCATATTCATTATCCTTCCTTTATTGGTAGCTTTAGGTGTTATAGCCAGTGAGTGGGTAACTTAAGACTTGTGTGGGTTTCTGACACTGTTGAATGGGAAGCATTGCCATAAATTGAGAGCTTACCACACCGAACCTTTTGTCCATTTCAATTTTGTTTCGTGTTTACAATGTTggataaacttcaacattaagcctaagataatctctaacaagttggttaggataagattaggaaattgatgtaatcctaagggaattagaagtcatctagttccaagaaaaggaaagacatgtaataaggtaataggattaggaaaaggaattcatagttatatatatatatatatgatcaccaaagttgtggttgatcatatgagcaagattaaagcttgtgtttagttttgagagattttctaaacatcaataaagagagttatctttctataagctaagtttcatcttgcagttgccattatacAATGCTCCTAATGCGCGGCCCGCCTTTGAAGGATGTTCCTAAAATTTTTATCCAGATATTATTTAATTTTTCTGCTTTATGATCAGGAAAATCAAGAAACTTAAGTTATTCTTCATGTACTGACCACCTAACGGTTAAGCTTATATGTTTATGTGGAACTAGCTCTAGAAGAACGTGCTTTGTCCTAAGTCGTATGAATTAGAAGAACATACCCAGGTACACTTAGCTTCTGTGTAACGTGACCCACAAATGAGCCTTATAGCATCTCTACAGAAACAACCAAGCCTTTAGTCCCAAACAAGTTAGGAACTTGGGGTAGGCTAGAGATGAACCCAAATCTTAAACCATACTCCCTAGATAGCTCATGGTTCTGGTATGTGTATTGCTGACTTCCACTGCGTTCCTGCCTGAAGCCAGCGCGTTGGATATATCTCATCCTTCAACATTGCTTCCTCCCATGTCAATTTTGATCCACCTCTGCCTCTCTTTGTGTCTACCTCACAGCCTCATAACATCTCTATTTCTCTAAGAAAACCTTCCAGCAGTGTGACTTCTCTTCATTAATTGTTGTCACAATTCTGTGGAATTTTTTGATTGACTTTAGATATTTTTAAGTTCGTGCTGAAAATCCAAATTCTCGTTACCACTGAATTTCCTAAGGCTGCTCAGTTGTTATTAAAATATTTTCCCcttaaatattttcttttttttcttgtttgctCCTCTTTGTAACTTTCTGTTGCTTAGCTATTTTCTTGCTTTAACATTTGCGCTTGCTGTTGCATTATGTGGTCAATGTGATTCCTATAGCAAGTTGAGAACAAATGTGTATGTTTAGCACACTTACATATGAGTATAAACCtataaaataaatataagaaCAGTTGAGTCAGTAAGGTCAGTGTTTCAATTAGTAAAAATCCGTGTACTCAGTTTTGTCGTTGGCATGATGCAATTGACGAAATCATGCTATAAAACATTTGCAAACAGGTGGAATTATTCTGGTATCATTTACAAGATGTACCATTTACAATTTTTATTGAGTTTTCCTCCTTTTTTATTTTCCCTGTTGTATTCTTGTTTCATGTGATTATAACTCTATGAATTCAGTTTACTATTTCCAGATGAATAGGTGCTGTCGGGGAGGAGGCTTTAAGATCTCATCATTTAACAATCACAACAACTATGAATCCATGTAACTTCAGAGTTTAAACTGACAGAACTTTAAAAAGAGTCTTGTTCGAGCAGTGATATGGTTCATTGCTGCTTACACTGTCATTGTTGCTTAAAAAATCATGTGTGCGACAGTGAGAAGACTAAGTGGAAGATACTTCAGATCGTTCCCGATTCTGAAGTTAAGACTTAAGGAGATACGTGATATTCACCTTATGATTTGCGCATCCCGGAAACCTTTGATTATAGCTTGTACGAAAATGAAGGAGATACGGATAATTGAATGTTTCTTCAGTCTTCCCAACTTTCCTGCAACTTTGTTATGCTGTCATAGTGCTTCCACGGTAATCCAGGGATCTCAGGTTACGGCTTTGCAGTGAGAAGTCATAATGGTGATTTCATTATCGTAGAGTCTGGTAGAATTGGTGTTCCCTACCAACTTTATTGCTGAGATTATGGCTACTGTTTGTGCTCTAAAAAGGGCTATTAGTAACAATAAACTTCAAGTCATTATTCAATCTGATTCTTCTTCTGCAATCTCTGCTTTTGTAGAGAACAAATTGCCTTGGATATATCGGAGGTGGTGCAAGAAGATTTGCAGCAGTCTTCAGTCCATTAATTAAGTTCAGACAtgtttttcaagaaatcaatttCTCAGTGTACTTCTTTGCTAAAAAGGGTGTTTATTTGAATCGTGGTCAAGTGGTGTAATTTTGATTTTATACCTTGTAATATATGCTTAGGTTAGAGTTTAGTTTCCTGACAATGCTCATTCCAGATGGACAGATGGTTGTGTTTAGTTTTTGTTTTGGGCTTGCTTCGGTTTTCcatttgttgtttttcttgtgcTTTTTTCTACACGATTGCTAGAGGGCATTACCAGGATTAGTAGGGGcaagatttttgttagagggagagcaaaaatgTATTTAACTCACAGACTAGGAATTGGTCAATAAAATTTCCTCACTCGTACCGAAGTATCCCTATTAACTAACCACACACGTCATACTCATCTCTCCCCACCATCTAAACCGACGACGAGATATATGAATCCTGATGGGTTCTTTTAGTCAAAGTGTATTTTTGGTAATTTGGTTTATGTGGGAGAAACAAAATAATCAATCGCCATCaacattttgtttttttgttggcgTCTCTACTATCTTTAATCTGAACTCATGAATCAATGTAAGACATCTCTTATAGACTTATACATAAgtgtgcacacggtacggttcggctcggttcttgccgagaccgagtacctgtaccttacacccttcggtaccaaaaaaatggaccggtcccggtaccgagtacctcggttccggttccattCTGGACCGGCCGGTTCCGCTCGGTACCGGTaccggttccggttccatttcaggggaaaaaaaaacagaaacctaCTGCcatgttttttacttttttacctatttttcaatatctcaaagcaacaacttataagtagcaatattaatagcaaaccaaacaaacaatgtcttgaaatcttaaaaaagaagtagcagtagtcacagacacacactaagtcttgaaaatgagaaaatctgataaaagaacaactagcagtcTAGCAGTGCTGTAGTAGCCTTGAAtattgatcttctaatccatgtcagcaacacttgtggtgtcatcattgttgataggaccaagtaacgctgcaaaaaaaaaataatagcagttagtaaccattagactatatctattactgccaaacacaatataatgtaatatgttaccttcttcaatttcaacatcatcatctggtatgtaatcagatagaagatcaagttgtattggcttccttagccagctttgtgtgcaaagcaatgcctcaactgtccttgtagataaagagcttctacaaggacttaagactcgctttcctgtgctaaaagcagactcagaggcaacagaagacacaggaatggctaatatgtccttagccatatgtccaagtatcttatactttgtactgttggtcttccaccaacccaataagtcaaactcctcctcatcatcttctccttcaccttgttcaTACTCGTCAATGTAATATTTATCCAACTCTGTTTTTCCCTCATCATCATTTGGGCCTTTCTTGAACCTCTTACTCCttgacatcaactctttcatacgaCTTGGCCCTGTCACTGGTTTACTTACCACTGCTTTGGCTTGTCCCTGGATAGAACTACTTGactcctcatgaactgaataaacatccttatattcttcaaataGAATCTTAAAATCCAACTTAACAAGCTTCATAACAGATTCAACCTTAGAAGAATCTTCCCATACAAGAGATCAAGAGCAAATTGtagtcctttttctttctctctaggatCTAACAACATGGCAAAAAAGATTGTAGGGTTCATTTGCATAATCACCCCAATATTTGTTATACTTCTTAAACATTTTTCCAGCCATAGTAGCAATAAAAGGATCTTCATCTacattatctctaaactcaactaGTTGCTCATATATGATAACTAATTGCCATAAGAAAGTGTTTGTTGTTACCTTAGTCGAGGCTGAAAATGCAACAGTGGCATCAAAGAATACTTTCAAACATTTGACAAGGTCCTCTGGCAAAGATCCAGTCCTCTTCACATGGAGCAGGTTTCCTCACtactaccttcttcttctttttgtgccttcttcttccctgtcacctcaacttcttcttgttcttcttcactaaattcttcttcttcttcaccaacattaacatcaatatcaaaatcattagcATCAGGTAGATCTTTCTCACTCTGTTTTGGGTAATAAAACAACTGCCGATATTCCTTGTCATACCTTTCTAACCTAATAAATGCTTTTTCAAACACTTCTGCAGCTGCATCTTAGTGTAGCTCAAGAATGGCTGTTCCACCTAGTCTTAACATCTAATATCAATGTTACCTTAGACTCTATTCCAACTAATTTTGCACAACGCTTAAGCTTAGCCAACCTAGATGGAGAACCTTTTATATACTTGACAACTGACCTGATTCTTGCAATTGATTTGTTGTAGACCCTCACAGCATCTTTTACCACAAGTGCAAGTACATGAGCTGCACACCTTACCTGAAAAGGTGAATTCAAACAAGTATTAGATATTTTAATAAATAAGtagaaagtaaaataaataaataagtcatATGACTCATATTCATATACATATACTTACATGCAAGTACTTAGCTCTCTCTTCTGCCCCTGTCTTTGAAACAATACTAGTCTTCAAATAATCCATTGCTACCTTGTTGGCACTCACATTATCCAAAGTGACAGTAAACACATCTTTAAGCTCCCAGTCTGACAAACACTTCTCTAACATCTCACCAATGTCAATTCCTTTGTGACCACTAACCTCACAAAACATAATAATTCTCTTTTGATACTTCCACTGCTGATCAATAAAGTGAACTGTTACACAGATGTAGTTGAAATTGTTTGGTGAAGTCCATGTGTCTGTTGTCAAACTAACCCTCTGCTTGGTTGACTTGAAGTAattttcaacttttctttctctaaTACATACATGTCTAAtaaacatctataaatagtcattctacTTGGCACAACAAATCTAGGCTCTAAGACATGCATCATTCTCCTAAAACCTTCACCCTCAACTGCTCTAAATGACATCTCATCAATTATAATAAATTCAACAACTGCCATTTTACATTTATCCTGACTGAAATTAGTACAGACTAACTGACCTTCATCCTCACCCAGTGCTGCAGGATTTAATGTCAGAGTTTGTTGTCCTTTTGGCTTTGGCTTGTTAGGATTCTGCTTGCATCTGTTGAAGTGCTTCCACATTCCACTTGTACCATTCTTTCCAGTATGAGCCTTTATCACCTTCTTGCAGTAATTGCATGCAGCATCTTGAACATTTAACCTCTTGAAATAATTCCAAACGTTAGAAGTTATCTTACTACCACCCTTTTGAGTAGAAGTAGCTTCTACATCTACTGCTGCTGTCTCTGGCTGTGCTGCTTCATTTGTTGGTTGCATTGAGGATCCAACAACTGTATCTGTGGCAGTGGTAGGTGTAGCAGTTGTAGGTGTAGGAGTAGCTGTTTCATGAGCTTGACTTGATGCATCCATGCCAGCTTATGactgaaatgaaacaagaaatgaaacaataaatgaaacaagaaatgaaatcaaacaagaaatgaaataagAACTCAACTGAAGCATAAATGCATAAAGCATGACTGCATAAAATGAAGACCTCAAAGGAAATAAAGACATTGTATCATACTTCATACATATAAAAGTTCATAAATATTAAAAACATTGTTCTAAGCATAACTGCATAAGCATAAGTGTTTCATTGTTTTGCAGACTTGGAGAAAAGATTGGAGAGTTAACTACAGTTCAGACTCTCTTTATTCAGGCCGAGTTATCACCTATGCGCAACAACATACACTAATCAACATGTATAATTTGAATGTATCCAAGTCAGTTGCACTTTTCAGTTAAAATAAGCCTGAAAATGTTTCTGCAAATTAACTGTCTATTGGATCTCAATGCTGACTATTAAGATCCgaatttcaacaaaaatggaaaGCTATACAGTATTACCTGGATGAAGAAAATGGATACAATTGCTTAGTCAAACTCCAAATCTCTAAGATAATCAAATGCATATAAGACTATATTATCCAAAGTGAGCCCAGTAGATCCTGTAAGAGAGTTTTTGGGAGATCAATAtcttgaattacaaaataaactcTGAATGCTAAAATTACACagaaaattttttcttcttcatgtaTTTTCCCTTTAAATTAAGAGAAAAAAAGTTTGGAATAATGACACCCTTAACCATCAATATTACCTCATCACATCTATTGCATTCTATACAAAAgtacaaaaaaaattaacaatacTTAAGAATGCAAAATTTGCAAACATGCAACAATAAACACAAAGTTCAATAGATCCTTGTTACAATTCCAGTGGAATTAGAATTATAATAGACAACACATTTCCAGAATTACATGTAATAAGTAATGGAGTTACCTGTTTTTTTATTTCTCATTTGGGTGGTTGTACAAACATGTATGGTTCACCTTGAAGTAGAGTGAGGAAGACATAAATGACTCCAATGGGCATACATAGTACATTAGTGGGTTATAGAGAAATTGAAATTTTTGGACATAGTTTGCAGCAATGGACAAATACCTAGGAAAATATTTAACTTAAGTAGTTTAGTTATCAAACAGTATAAATATGTAATGTTAATTCGCAGAGGCCAATGAAGGAAACAGCCAACAAATAATAAGCAAATAAATACTAAATAAATTCAGTTACAGAGACAACTTTACCTTTCTAGGACCTATGTCATCGCGTAGTTGCAGAAGATGCCGGTGACTGCATCACTTATATCCATAGAGAATGATAAGACAAATCGATGATACATGTAATAAACTCTCTCGCAGAAATTAGAGAAGAAACTGTACAGTGAACCTGTTTCTAATGAGCTATTATCACCTTCTATATATCATCAAATTATAATTAACAGAAACTTTAAATCTGCAACGTTATCTGCGGAGATGGAATAATCATCGTATAGGGATAACAACTCCAAAATGTTGTTTTCAGGCGTCTGAGAAGTGAGTCATACATATGATTTTAATCCAAACAGAAGCATATAATATACATGGGAAAGTCTCTTTCAGATCACTCTAGCTAAACCAAGACACAATCTAAAAACCTAACTAAACAAATTTAGGTTAGTTAAAAAGATTATGATTCAACAAACAATACCACAGATTCGTCCTCTCAGtaattaaaaaacattttaaaatAGCCTTTAAACTAACTCAATCAAAAGAATGGTAAACTAAATACTCAGAGTCAAATTCAACACCCATGTTAACATTTTATCAGCattcacaaaactaaaaaaaactattaGTCTATTACAGAAATTTTTAGGTAACCCTAGCTTTAGAATAGCATTTCCATCTTCACGGCTAAACCACTGCTCATGAATCAAAgatctaaaagcaaaaaaaatcatccaaaaatgtgaCAGAACACTAAAAGCATAGATTTAGTTTCATaagtgtaaaagaaacaacatccatatgaagaagaaaaagatcttaCGGTGATTGCAGTGAATCCTTTAAGCCGCTACTCGCTATGAAGGTTTGGTGGGAGATGAAGAAAATCCTTTAAGCCGCTACTCGCTAAAGAAAACAACAATCCGTTAATCTCAATCACAGATTCAGTGATTCACAGACAtgcatacaaaaattaaaatcaaaaaattaaaaattacttaCCACCGGAATTGTTCTTCTAATTTTCTTCACACCGGAATTAAAAACGAAGAGACAGACGAAGTAATACGGTTTGAACTTTTAATCGTTTGATTGAAGGttaacagagaagatgaagatcagaagaaggggagaatttcttctccttctcagggAGAAGTACTGAGAAGAGGCGAGAAAAAATTAAGGGAACTGAAACCCTaagaatttcttctccttctcacagTGAGCTTATATACCCCCTATTAATCCAATGGCTGAGACAGATCccttatcccctaaatctaacggtcACAATTATTCGGGACTTCGGTCCGGTACGGGACGGTTCATGtgttggaccgtgtacctgtactcccagagctcggttcctatttttgggaccggtacttgtaccttgtacctcggttcggtccaaaatcagatacggttccatcggttccggttcggtccgtcggtccggctcggttcatGTGCACCCTTACTTATACATGTGTAGAAATCTGGATGTACTGTTAAACCCAATTTGCTTATCAATTAATCTCGATGCATGTTTAGTTACTCTAATTTAGGTATTCATGGGGTTGGTGGTGAAGTTAATAGCGGACAGGGTCATGTTAATCGTACTAATCAAAGCAAGTCCAACCCTAAAATCTTGTTTAGTGATTCCTCGCCACCTAATCCCCTTATTACTTACTCTTTGCCTATTGATTatgcttcaatttcatcattATGGCACCATCTTTATCATGTGATGGATCTGTTCTGTTAAATCACCCATTTAAATCTAAGAATTTATATTCTCTTGGTTTTTTGGGTTCATTTAATGGCCTAATTTGCTGAAGTGTTGGTCGTTCTGATGCAATTTCTTAGAAATccatgggcctaactaacctcgaaaaccggcttgcaaggttagggtTGTCCATGACTTTTTAAGCATGGATCCTAGGTTGCCCTAgacgatgtggtactatttaacaccccCCCTCAACGATTAGGGATACACCTGACGGAGTGGCACGGAAGTCACAGACACACACTGGCGGGGATACGGAGTGGTACAGAAACCACGGACGCACACTGGCGGGGATACAGAGTGGTACGGAAACCACGGACACACGGGTAGTGTTGAGAGgggcctggctctgataccatcttagaaatccatgggcctaactaacctcgaaaaccggcttgcaaggttagggtTTCCCATGACTTATTAAGCATGGATCCTAGGTTTACCCTAGGCGATGTGATACTATTTAACACAATTAAGATTAAAAAGGGAACATATGTGATAACTTATTATTACAGTAGTAGGGTATTAGCCGATGTTGGTATTGAAGATTTTCCGAAGCAAGGTAGGAGTAGTTAGATATTTTACGGGTAGGGTAGGAGACGATGGTACTGAAGATTAGTCCCCAGTGAAGTCGCCAAATGTAAACATCTAAATATTATTACAGGGTAGTACACAATACAACTCTATGGAGaattctttttctctcttctagGATATTCTAGTCGCTCAGTCTCTTTCTTCTTGGAAAACCTCCTTTTATAGGAGAAGTTGGCTTAAGGTGTACCTCAAGTGGACAACCTCCTTACAATATGAGCTTTACTATACAAAAACATCTCTTTGCTATGGGGCACACCCATATTGTCAAATTCCCATGTTTACACCTATATCAGAATATCTTAACCtcggaaaaggaaaaaaaatacttgAGAGGAAGACGAAGTATCAGAATGCTTAAGGTCTGCCCACTTTGCAATTGGAGCATTCTTGTCTAGCTTAAATTTAGGCCTTGACAGCTTCTCCCTCGAATAGTCAGCACAAGCATTGTTATAATAGTTAACAAATGCAAATCCACGGTTGCGTCTAGAGTTGTACGGACCTTGACAGAACAAGCAATTAAAATCATGTTATTAAAATTATCAAAATGAATTTAATAACCCTGCAAAAATCACTCCAGGACCTATATAAAAGCAGAAACGATTTTACCTAGAGGAAGCCCTATGCAAACTCACATTCACAAGAATATTAAGTTGATAACCTTGTGGATAAACATATCTCCCCTTCCAAACATCCTTGTTAGACTTTTGAGCACTTGTTCCCCATCTGCAACTTAAAAGAACAGATCACGAGAAAGAATAATAAATTGGAAACCTATTCTCATTCAACTCTTTTCCTTCAATCAAAAGTAACTAAGTAACTGGTAATTCAAACAACCGAAAGTATGAAAATTAACAAAAATCCGCAAGTAGAATTTCAATTACCTGAGAAGCATGTCTACATTTGCAACCCATGAGTTGTTTTCCCCTCtttctaattcttcttcttcttcaacttcttgtATTCTTGGTACTTCCTCCATCTTTGAAAATACAATTTATCAAACTCTCGACCTACACACAGAATCATTGATCCGATCGTTATGTTAAGCAATCACAATGTGTTAGGATGCCAATTCTATTTTTTGGTTAGATATTTATCTGCTCAAGTCCAGTTTTCTGATCCAACTTGTAGTTACCAAAGTGTAAGCCGACACGTGGCCTTAGGAAGACGCGGGAATTTGGTGAAAAGATCTTACTTCAAGCCCCGAGATTCGTCGTCAGGGACTTATCAAATCAAGTCAGAATTATCCTTATTTGCACGGCAGCGAAGTAAAGTTTGGGACGAGATAACTCGCCAAAGGGGACGTAAAGCGCGAAAGGAATCATATGTCCATTACAAAATGACCACGAAATAATGTGACTTGGCTTGAAAGAAAAGCTACCCCCACGAAGTTGATGAATTATCGAGCAAGAAATAGGACAGGTGTCCCGAAAAGACTGCGTGAAGTCAACGAAAGGTgggggaaaactttatggaatatgctccaGGCGAATTATAAAGTAACCCCGGCGAGATAATGTGGGCTGTATACCATTAGGGTTGTTGgaggctataaatagagaccttggGGCAATGTAAATGAAGAGATCTTTTGGAGAGGGAAAGGTctagaataggagatagagaattagggtttccttgtaattcataggcTTGGAGAAGGGATTAGGGTTTCCTAATAACTTTCGAGTGTAGCTTGTATTTcgcttgagattaataaataaaCTTAAGTTCTTGtgtttatcatgtc
This portion of the Papaver somniferum cultivar HN1 chromosome 11, ASM357369v1, whole genome shotgun sequence genome encodes:
- the LOC113325246 gene encoding F-box protein CPR1-like; amino-acid sequence: MRSNSWSSVHGTVKYSISSRLRSNGVFFSGALHWFGRIAAQETSSEVIDSFDISNELMIDMPLPENITVRPSDFQWDLYLGVWGDCICIALVWQLAKVDVWVMKEYGVRSVLAGKTGDNLESYVESIVSLGSGTYVEELMTDGIVTNPQRPWLSYFLALTFALAVALCGQCDSYSKLRTNVYV